The following DNA comes from Erigeron canadensis isolate Cc75 chromosome 3, C_canadensis_v1, whole genome shotgun sequence.
CAACACCACCACTGCATTGCGAGGTAAAATGCTAGTTTTTACCGATTATCACAGTGACCCCCGAAGCGATATTAATATGAAATTTTCTTTATCTGAAAATCCGCCGTAAGTCCTGTCGGGAATGAAAGTAGATTTGTTACCAAGTAATGCAACATGTTTTCACTTATGCTTATCTAGACCATTGTTCAAAGATAGGGATTTGGTTCCATATATTTCTCGTGTATCGAAGGAAAAACCCATAGTCAATGAGATCATAGATAAACACTTTTAATAGATCTGTTGCATTTCTCATTTATAATGGATTCACTCAACCTATTACATAAATCGGCTTATGGAAAACACGAAAGAAGGTAAATTTTGTGAGATTATGGTTAACCAGACAAGAAAAAAGATTTGAATCCATGATCAGAGTTCAAATCTCAGTTCCTACATTTGTATTGATGGATTATTAATGGGGTTTTTGAGAGTCTTGAGTTTATCCCAGGCATGTGTGAGTCGAGCACCTCATACTGCCCAATTGAATGTCACTGTGGTATCTCGAATGCTATCTATTAACTACTACTATTAACTagctataaaataaaattaaaatggcTGATTATTACTTAAAGAAATATACAATAATCCAAACCCAACCTAGATGATAACAATATTGATAGTTAAAGGACCTTAAGTGGCTTTTCATCCATACATCAAGGGCCACAAATAACATCaatcaaaagattaaaaaaaaaaaatacaacaaaacaaacatcatcatcagcaAAACCAGTTGGGGTTTTAAggatttctttctttctttcattgtGGGCTAAAACCCATCATccctcaacaacaacaacaaaaaaatcaattaaaagtCAGTTGACATGAACATGAGGCGGTGGTGTCGGCTGCTAAAATCTGGTCGCCAATTTCATAGTTCAAGCAGTCAAAAACCCTTTAAACCACCTCCATTTCCCCCTCAAAGAAGAGTTGTTGTCACTGGTATATTTTTCCTTTACTAAATTCaattaactttctttttttttttcggattattacaaaaaaactgtcatttttatatttgtacaAGAATCAAAAGTGAAAACACACTAGGCAGATTTAAGTGTGACCGGTTTAAGGATATCTTATCGGATTTGTTACATGATGGAAACCTTCCTTAGCTATGAATATTTATGATCCTTTATATAGGGAACACAGACAGGGTCCTATAGAACATTACCTTAACTTCATAAATAGGTCGATGTGCTATAGAGTTCGATGGTAGTCCAACTCTAATAGTATGCAACATTGTTCCCGAGTTACTATTTAATGTATTAAACTTCGAAAACCTTATACTGTATGCGTAGATTGCCCTGAATTCAACCCATCCTTAGACGGTATAAACCATTCAAATTGGCTAAACCTGATGATACCTAAGTAGAATGGGAGTTTTTCAAGTTAGacaattttgttttgtaagtttAGTGCATTAGAAGGTAAGAATTTATAAGAGGCATACAATAACattttaaattgtgaaatgaCACCATTAAGGTTACTTACATTTATTGGTAAATAAGGTTTCTTTTTTGGTATGGGGTACTTCATTAGATATGATGACAATTTTTTGTAAATTCGTTACGTTTTTGTGAAGAAAACGGTAGTGAAttaatgtgtttgattttggattgttgtAGGATTAGGAATGGTTACACCATTGGGCTGTGGAGTGGAAACTACATGGAACCGGTTAATCAAAGGGGAAAGTGGAATCAGGGCTTTATCTATTGAGGACCTAAAAATGAGTGGATTTGATCAAGATACTCAGTTGTACACATTTGATCAGTTGACTTCTAAAGTGGCTGCTGTTGTACCTTGTGGTACTAATCCTGGCGAGTTTAACGAGTCACAATGGCTCGATTCTAAGGTATTATGTGATACAAAACTTTGCAAGAATCTTACTTTAGTGTTTAATGGTTTAGTAGGTTTATATGCACGTGCATTGCCATGGGATGAAATTAAGATTGATAAGTTCACTATTAAACCATGTAAAGTTGTTAAAGATAGGGTGATTGTTTTAAAGCAAGGtacttttaaagttaataataCAAAGGGTTAAATTCGGACCTCTTGTTTAAATGTGAGGTGCCTAACGATAACACCATGTACTTTTATTCTACACTTTTCAACCTACGTAGAAATCAAAAGTATCATTTCAATATTCACTTCACTTTCTTTATTTATTGCAAGGTAGAAATAATCAATCCTGTAATTGATGTTTGTGGGTTCCTTTTTGCAGCATGGTAAATCAATTGCAAGGTTTATAAGCTATGCACTGTGTGCTGCAGATGAAGCACTTAGAGATGCAAACTGGATACCCGCTAAGCAGGAGGACAAGGAGAAAACCGTAAGTTCCCATTTACCACATATGTTTCTGTTTTGCATTGTTTATGTTGCATTATACTGTTTCTAACTTGAAGAGATCAGGGAGTTTCTATAGGTGGAGGAATCGGAAGCATCAGTGATATACTTGATGCGTCACAGTTGATCTGTGATAAGGTTTGTTTCTGTACATTTATTCTGTCATGCTTTGATTATTTATTTCACTATTAACTTCAAAAATTAATGCAGAGACTCCGTCGTCTTAGTCCTTTTTTCGTTCCTCGGATATTGATCAATATGGCAGCTGGTCATGTTAGCATGAAGTATGGCTTCCAGGTGTGTAATCAGTAACAAAATATTTTGTCTTCTTTAATAAATGTGTCATTTCTTGTAAACGTGTATGATATGGGATCTTAAATTTGACCCTTCCgtttgtgcatgatatatgcatatattttttatacagTATGATATTTAGAAAATGTGATCAACACATATTAAACTTATAATTCGAAAATAGGGACCGAATCATGCTGCAGTGACAGCTTGTGCCACAGGGGCTAATTCGATCGGTGATGCAGCAAGAATGATTCAGTTTGGTGATGCAGATGTAATGGTGGCTGGAGGAACAGAGGCCAGCATTGACGCTTTATCTATAGCAGGATTTTGCAGGCAAtagtttaataattatttagcaAGATTTTAGGTCACCACATGCTTTTGTAATTTGTTCGTACTTAGGTTATTGTCTTACATAGATCAAAAGTATTTGACTTCATGAGGACTTGTGTGATATGATCTCATGCAGGTCAAGGGCGCTATCTACAAAGTACAACTCTACCCCTCAAGA
Coding sequences within:
- the LOC122592740 gene encoding 3-oxoacyl-[acyl-carrier-protein] synthase, mitochondrial translates to MNMRRWCRLLKSGRQFHSSSSQKPFKPPPFPPQRRVVVTGLGMVTPLGCGVETTWNRLIKGESGIRALSIEDLKMSGFDQDTQLYTFDQLTSKVAAVVPCGTNPGEFNESQWLDSKHGKSIARFISYALCAADEALRDANWIPAKQEDKEKTGVSIGGGIGSISDILDASQLICDKRLRRLSPFFVPRILINMAAGHVSMKYGFQGPNHAAVTACATGANSIGDAARMIQFGDADVMVAGGTEASIDALSIAGFCRSRALSTKYNSTPQEASRPFDCDRDGFVIGEGAGVLVLEELEHAKERGANIYAELRGYGMSGDAHHITQPHADGRGAILAMSRALKQSGLRPDQVDYVNAHATSTPLGDTVEAHAIKSLFSEHATSGALAFSSTKGAVGHLLGAAGAVEAIFTVLAIRNGIAPLSLNLSNPDPIFEEAFMPLSASKEMQIRAALSNAFGFGGTNASLLFASL